tgcaggtgtgaagtgcactgctagtacagtttgtatcaggctccttgagacaggactgaagtcccataaaacaAGGATGAGGCCCTTCAAGAGAaaggaagaaccaggctgcagtttgcaaaaaactatataaataatatatacagACTCACACCCAGAAATTAAGAAAAAACCTGTCCTATGGTCTCAATTTTATCTACGGCTGTGTGCTTTTTTTATTAATTGCTTAAGGAAAATTAAAGATTACCGTTTtatgatgtaatacaaacgtaTTGACCTGTGCCATTAAACAACCATTTAAGGTGTGCAGTATTTATTATGAGAGATACCACATCTCTATCACACTTGCCTATGTTGTCCTTTTCCTTGCAAGAAATTGAATAGCAGCAAATCTCTCTGTCCTGGATAGCTGACAAGTtcctgcacaaaaaaaaaataataataaaaataaacacacacacacacacacacacacacacacacacacacaatataacaGGTAAAAAAGGCAATAAAATGAGACatagaaattaaaaacaaataaatgaagcAATCAATCATAATATTAATGCTATAATCAATAACTTGTTTTTGTACTGGTTGTGTTTTGCAgtgattattttaaataaactaCTAGCTAAAGACACGTTTTCTGGTTTGAGATCAAGAGTTTTTCTGCTGTATGCTTTCATAGAAGAACTTAATCTGCGTTTTGGTACAGTATCAATATAAAGTAAATAACACATTAAGTTACTGTGCTTTGTAGACCAGGGGTGACTTACTGGGTACATAATATTCGAGGACAACATAACCgaaattaagcaagtttaaGGGGAACATCTGGAGTTTGCGCAGTATCAATTAATCCACAGACCCCATAAAACTATAATAGGGGACTGTAAAGTAGACTCCCTGCTTCCAAAAAAGCTACCCATACTCAAAGTGAGACATGCATTCCTTCAAATGGTGAAGTGGCAAAGGTGTAGCCAGCTTTGGAGCGCAACAGTGATGTAAAACCGAAGAGATGCTTATGTACTATTCACATGTTTGTACATGATTCACAGTGtcattacgttttttttttcctgtgtgcTAATTTCCGCTAGCATATCTGTAAGAATCGCTGTGTTATGCAAATATCAAACGCTAGCGTAATTAGCATTTGCTtatgtaaatttgcattatgaGTCCATTGCATTCAGTTGTTCTACAGTACTTTAGGTAGTAGGTTGAAAATTTTCATGTTCTGAGTTAACgggaatgcatcaatacattGCAATGTGCGATACtacaaataattaataatatatagaatttgCCCTATTTctcttcagataatccatgaaTATTGATGCAGTTCACTGGTATCTCCAAGCACTGACGAATCAGATGGTGGCAACAATCAGCTCAGTTTGGTCACGTTTTTGGCCCTGCTAGTAAGCCGGGCTGTGTAAGCACAGGTACAGATTGAGTACAGATACTCGCAATTGGAAAACAGTCTGGTCTTAGTATGGCTCATTTCCTGGCGGCAGTGGAAAAACGCCATTATAGTTGTGCACGTGGGTATTGGCTTGCTAATGAATTACACGAGAGTCAGTGTTCATTTTATATTACTGCTCCAGGAACACAAGTAACTAATCCCTGCCCATAAATCGCATCATACTCACATTTTTTCAATAAGCTGCTTTTCATCCAGAGCATTAGAAAGATCCCTCTTGTTGCCAAGCACCAACACCTGAAAAAGATGAGATGAGGGCACTCAGTACTTTATCTGGCATTAACCAGCATGGTGAGTCCAAGCCCttaaggagagaaaaaaaatacatgagaAATCTTTGAAGGCCAGAAAATTCATTGGGTTTGTTGCTCTTGGATACAGGGCCTCATTGTACCTGCAGTGACAACCATATATTACCTTATTTTTATAGCCATGATAACAGCCAATAAGGCTTCCTAGTCCAAAAAGTACAATAAATGGAGCCTCAAGAGTCCAGAGCTGGGACTGTAAGGGAGTCCTGGATAGTGCTCCGTTTCTGAATGACTGAATGGACCTGGCCGCCTCCAGGCTTTTCTGCCTGTGCCCACAGAAGAGTGACAGGCTCTCTGATGATCACATTTGGGATTCTAACAGACTTTGGCAAGGAGTATGTGTGGGTCGGGAGGAGATCTGCAAAATGTTACGGGGGTGCAGGGTGGGGGGTTTGCAAGGGTGAGCCGAGGACCTTTTACGAGAAACGAAGGCACTGCAAATCCATGCCATCCACAACACAAATCAGGAAATTCCCAACGGCCCAGACATTTCAAGCAGATTTATGTTTAAGTTTGCACCAAACAAATGGTAAGAACCGAACTCTAAGAGCTCAGACATAGTAGTAAATATGCGCATAACAGCTGTACACCGGTGTGCACTCACAGGGATTCCTTGTAACTGCGGCTTGTCTAACAGATTGTGCAGCTCATTCCTGGATGCTTCCACCTTCTCACGGTCTGCTGCGTCCACCATATAACTGACAAACATCCAAGTGTCAAGATGTCATATGTGAACAGACAATGTCATCACTCGGGTTATATAAACAATGGTTAAAGTGAAGGGCACTTAAATCTAATTACTGCTGAAATGTTTCTTCGAATTATTTGGCGTTTACATTTGTGCACCCACATTGCTACGGATGTATAAATatcagattattattatttttttaaataactatcaCTGTTCCATGACTGCTGAATGTGATTATCCCACTGGCTGTGCCAAACAAAAACCTAACGAGTCATGCTCGTAGCAATGTCTCACATTTTCTTTCAGTGTACTCACACTATAGCGTTGACACCTCGACAGTATCGCTCCCACATACTCCTGAACCTTGGCTGCCCTCCTATGTCCCAAATCTGTAAAGGCAGACGGAAGACCACAACAAAACAGCAATCAGTCAGATGGCCATCACCCCACCCCATGTCAAATGAGAGGCTTCCTCTGCAAAAAGATGGTCGATGAAACTTGTATGTGTTGAAGCATCTTATTCACTCACATAAATCCTGAACAACTTTTTCCTTAACTAGTTATTCCTGGCGAAAAAAATGATTACCTCTACAGTCTTGACTATTTAATGGCATTCCTTTCTAAAGTGAACAGCAAAGCATCTAATGAATTTTAAGGGTGCTTAATGCAAAGCCATTATGTAAGAGCATCCATCTTTGAACTAACATGGAAAAGGGtgttttccaaaaaaaatgttaatgatcCATGTACAAAAATGTCTTTTTCCTAATTCAGCACCAATATGATTACATATAAAGATAAGAACATTTGCGTGGATTCTTAATTCTCAAAGTATTACGACCTCTAAAGGAAGACACCCTCATAAGGTGTTTATAACCATACAGGACACTTGGGGAGGGGCATTTCCCTGACCATTTACCAAACTTACCAGAGTAAAAATTCATGACAGACAGTGTACTCTTTTGGGCTGAAGAGGGCACTGTGTTCCCATAGCTGAAGACAAAGTAAAAAGCAAGCAGGAAAGAGAAGGGGGCCAAGGGAATGAAACCGAGGCAAGCCAAGCATATCACCTTAATGGTAACATTGCCCTTGGTgaccttcctcatgttgaaaCCGACTGTTGGGATCATGTCTTCGCTGAACTGTCCAGACTGAAAAACAAGAGCAGAAGAAAACTAATAAGAAAAACTTTTATATATTAATACGAAATTTAAGTCATGCTTCACtaacaaaaactaaaatttcGGAAACACAAACTGACAAAAGTGAACAATCCAGGAAACTTATTTAAAAGACTAAcgataaaatgtaattttaaatacaaagaacagatattacagaaccGCAGAACACTATTTGTGTATAATTACATTAGGTAATTACTCCTGGTGAAATTCAATTTGAATGACTGCAACATGCTGTTGCTCCTCTTGTTCATCTTCAGTATGCTGTATAGCAAGTCTACTGTATGAAAGGCCTGGTCACCTGACTAGGCCTAAGTGGAAGTGAGTGAGGGAGTCTTGTGACAAGTGACTCGCATGCGGAAGGAAGACATTTCCTGTTACCATGTAAAAGGTCATAAGTGCTAAAACCTAATGATTGTATGCCTCAAATCTCATTCTCTTTAAAGGAGAAAGGGGGGGAAATGAGACACAGGACTAAACTTTTAGGCCACGTATGAAAAAAGCAGACTGACAAGATACAACCACCTCTTACTGTCAATCAGCTGTTTTGTGTGcatctttaatatttaaaatgaaatgaatgtgGGAATCAGAGCTGGGAACTTGTTCAGACAACCAAGAAATCATATGTGTGTAAAACTGGTAACGGGATTGtcatgagcctggagcctatcccaggaagcacggggTATGAGGCAGGGAGGCACGAGGCAACACTCTGAACAGGATGCCAGGCTATCACtgggcacacccacacacagcatAACAAAATCTTATATAATCCATAACAAattttataaatacaaatgactcAGGGCACAACTGATACAACAATTAGCTTCTGAATATTATCGTTCCACAAATGTATCAGCATTGGTGAAAAACCTGCCAATTATTCACTAATAATGTTAAGTataacaggcaatgtacagtaaTTTAAACGGCTCGTTTAACTGACGAAAGTTCACATTATTTGCTCGTTTTTTTTGTTGTCTATATTAAGACTGATAATCACATCAGTCAGTGAAAGACGAGTGTCTGGTTTTTAACCATATTATTAATATACTGGCTGGTATGAGCAATCAATTTCTCTAACCTCTTAAAATCAGTATAAGAAATTAAACTTTCATATCAGTCAGAACCTGACGCAGATGTAGAAATGGATTTCATAAGtttcataaaatatttcataGTAATCCTACTGTTTCATAAGATATGAACAGGATAGGAAGATCAGACAATGCAAACAAGGCGGgtgtgaggaaaaaaacattctaGAAAAGCTGCATGTTCTTTTTCGATTGAGGTGGGTAATGGTCAAGGAGCACACATATGCCAAAAGTGGAACCTACAGGTTTCAGATCATTTCTGAAAAATCATTAACTTGTATTGATTCAGTAAACAGGGCTGGTGTGTAGCTCTGCAGGTTAAGACTATAATCGCAAGGTCGgcagttcaaatcccgtgacCAAAAAAGTGACTTCTTGAGAAAGTCCCTTAACTTCTTTCACTACAGAGACATTGACTGAGCCTGCTGTCTGACCCTCACTtgcatgttgctttggacaaaaagtATCTGCTGAATGAAGAAATGCTTGAAGAGCTTTTAAAAATTtgcaaaataaacaataataattattataaggtAATCTGTATTATCAGTAGAACTGGGCAATTAGAAAAAAAgtacaatattttgattttacaATAATAGGCTTAATAATACTATCTAGTGATTcaaccccccaccacacacacacacacacacacacacacacacacacacacacacacacaccaaccacAGAATCAAGCAGGGTCAATTGTCAATTTAGATTAATGGTAATAAGTAAACGCCATAACGTCAGTTTCCCTATGACAAGATTAAGCTGGGGGGTGGGTAGGAAAAGTGTATGAAAATACAGGGCAATCAGAGAGAATTTTAGCTGCATTTCTGCACGACACAGCAGCTACCAAATAACTTCTTACAGAGGGTTGCAACACAGACACTAACTGATGCAGTCTTACTCTAGGACCTGAGTCCAACAGAACAGAAGCATCCAACACTGTACAGCATGACAGACACGTGCTACAAAAGAATTGGTCTGTGCGATGAATAAAATTTACCAAAGTAGCACCTCTGCGATATATTCTACCTAGTAGTTCAAGCCTATTGTGCAATTAAAAATAATGTCCCCATCTGTGCAGAGTCCATACATACACAACAGAGCACGTTTCCTCAGTGGGTGGAAGTAGCTAGCTTGATGACAAAAAAATGAAGCAGTATTAAGTGCTAAACCAGTCCTCAAAATGAGCTTGTAGAAGAAACTCAAATGAAATTAAGGATGAAACATAAGGGAAAAAATGACAAATACAACACCAAGTGGAAAAGGGACTTCCCTTGGCTAATTTTTGACGTGGAACAGTAGATCTTGTTCTGTTGCTGGTGCAGGGAGGCTCCagaaaagataaaaaatagaCATTCCTTACGTAGTGGGTAACAGCGTTTTAAAAACAGACAACACACAACAGAATTTTCCAACATCACCTTCTAAGAGATTTTTTCTCTTATTAGTGATTTACACACATTCTTAATTTAACTAAAAATAAGATTTGCACTGATAATTTTAAGTGCAATATTTTGATGTATTGGTATGTTATAACAGTCGATATGTCACCGCAATCTACCTTTACgagcaaattaaaaaaaaattgtgcacCCTGTATAACCATTGCGAATAACGCACCAGTTAAGCAATGAACTGCACTTGTAGTTGCTTTTAGAGAAGGAATCAAATGTTATATACTTTTGCTATAGTTTTGTGGTCTGTGCTACAAAACAATCAACCTCTGTAGTACCGGTGCTATAtgtaagaaagaaagaaaaaaaaggtaaTATAAAGCCCTGGCATCCTTTATTTCTTCAGACTGAAAGTGGCAATTCACTATTTTGAGTGGTGAATGAGGCAACAAAATCCCGCGTCGTCTTCTACAGAAAATGGCTGACCATTCAATGCACTCAACTCCATTATTTTAGTAGTTGTGTCTTCATCACTATTCAAAGTTTAGCAGAACCAGAGCTAAAGTTAAAATATGGAGAAACACAAGACTGATACTAACCACACTTCTCCTAAGAGTACAGTAGCAGTAACTTTAAATGACAGTCATGGTGCTGTGAATGGAGATGTAAAAAGGGAAGTTCAATCCTTAGGCACATGAAGATGACATCATAATGTCAATGACCAAGAATCATGGAAAAGAATATATTAGGTCAAAAGaagctgtttattaaaaaaGGACAAAGCCACAGGTTGCCTATGGAGTTCTACAATATAGCTGGGTGACAAAGCATATATTAAATCTCCAAGACTTAACAAGACTAGGGCTAGTAAGGCACACAGAGCACAAGCCTTAATCACCTCCACGCACCAGTCATGGATACAGATAGGCTACAAGTGCCTGAATCAACAACAGGGACTAAGAAAATCTTAGCTTTCCTGAACACAAAATACCCAACTACAAATAGCAGTTAATCAGAAGCACTTTATTCACATTTGTATTACATACTAATACCTAGACTAAGCTTAACAGACAACTTAATCACACCTGTGGCCTAATTAAAAACTTAAAAACACAATGAAACTCAACCTGGAGGGCAAGAAGGTTCAGTCTAGAAATGCCACTGGAGGACAGCGATTTTTACTGATATCGATATATTACAAAACGCTTTCAAAAATAATATAGGCGACAAGGTTATTAAGCCTGGCTCCTTGGTTTAGGACCACGGAAGGTGCGGAAAACACCATTGACACGCCTGTCCTGCTGACATACGAgtcacatccatttatccatttttCAGTTGCTGCTTATCTAATAAGAGTCTTGGTGATGCAGAGTCATTTCTGAGAAGCCAGAGGTGTAATACTGGGTATCCCCTTGGGAAGGATGCCAGACTGTCACATAAGAACATTAAGAGCATAAATtagaaataaatacatatacattttccagttttaaaatattttatgtctATTTCAGAACAATACATTTCCATAAGTACTGGGTAAGGAAATTCATTggtgaaaaaaaatctatttcaaCTAAATTAATATGAGGGATCCGTTACCTGAACGTTATGCTTTTCCTACTTCAGCAGATCTAATACAAGGTGAAGAACTCAAGTGCAGTCATGTATAGTCTCAGTCATTACCTAGGATTAGGTACCTCCCTGCCCATCCCAGTGCCTGTGACTCAACTTATTCAAGTATGGATGCAGTCAGGTGCTTTACTAATACACATCGTTATTGCATCTCACAGTACCGTCAGCCAACAAAACTATTAGAATGATTCACTGCTCGACTTCAAGGGTAAAGAAAACTTCCTAAGGCTCATTCCGCACTGTAGATTAGAAAACAAGTATCTATTCAGCTGATCAAAATACAATTTTACATAGGATAAAGGCGCGTTATAGGCCGACAGACATCACCCACATTTTATTCAGACAATGAACGTGTCCCGTCCCCCCATTTCCATTTCGGTAGCTATACAGCTCCACTGTACAGCCTTCATTGCAGTCAATCAGTATGTACATGTTCTGGCACATTACTGCTCCGATGCGGTATTGTGTCGGAACCGGGACCAATCATGCCAGACCGGACGATGACTCGGGTCTTGGACCCGGACCCATCTACACACAGTAAAATGAGACGTGGGGTTTCAGATCACATTCCTGAGACCGACATAGGAGCATCTGCCTCacctcataatttttttttatgaaaaataaaataacacacTATACAAGCTTGGTCATACAAGCGATGCATCATTTTTTTGGTTGACCCGAAAATAAGGTGCGACCTcgtgcacagaaaacatggcGATCGTTTATCTGaaacctaaaaataaaaacaaaagtctAAAAGCTGGCAACGTACTTGTTTCCCAATACCTGATATCACGGGTACTCCAGCGACGCCCGCATGACTGCGAAAACAGCTCAGCCGCGCGTTGGTTTTATTCTTAGCTACTCACTTCCGACGCATGTTGATAATGCGACGTGCCTGTTTCATCTCTGCACGCCACCGTGCAGTCAGTGCATGATGCGTCGCGGTATGAATAAATTAAATTGAATATAAACGCACTTCATGATATCTAGATGTGCTTAATTTGTATTTACGGCCCGTCATTCGTCTAGAGATGGCAGAAAGGCAGAGGACCAGGCTTAGCTGGGTGAAAGCACATCCGACGGCCGGCCTTAACCTCAAGTCGGTTTGCATACAGACCCCTAGCTGGCTATGGCTAACCGCAAACGGGGTACGTCAGGTGATATACTTCGGTAACTAGACGTACATTTGTGGGTTAAAGGCGTGTAAAATGACCGGATATCATAAGATCTTAACATTGTCCAGCCTCTTCCTAAGCTAGCTGTGCAGCTAGTTAACTAGCTAGTTACAATAAAACAGCACATCCGAAGCAAACAGCTAGacctctttgtttacatagcTACCCAGCTAACCACCCGAAACGCTGGGCGGCTTCCATCCCACCTGCGCCTCGCGCACGCCTTTTACTAACACATTTCGTCGTCGCCGACTTCTCGACTCACGGCTATAACGTTGACGAACGTCGTCTTCCCCGAGTACTGAAGTCCCACCAGAGTCAGCTCCATCTCCTCCTTCCAAAAGAGGGACTTGAACCAGTCCAGAAGCCGGTTTAAAAGGGCGAGCATCTTGCGGCCGTGAGACTGAGCGGCTGGAGGGCGACGCAGGAGCGAGCGTAGTTCGTGGGTCTCGCGGAGCGCGAGCCGGTAGGGCGACGTGCGGCGGGTGCGCAGGAAGTGCGATCTGTCATATGACTGCGAGGCTGGGAAGAGAGCTCGGCGCTGGAAAGGCGGCCCGGCCAGGCTGTCAGACGCACGGATCAACAGTTGAAATGATGACCTCTGCTGGCGCGCACATGCAAGGTGTACCGACACGCAACTGTGCAGGGAAGCCATGTTTCCGGGGAGGGAAAGATCTCAGGACTAACACTGCTTATGGGTCatgatattgataattatactGAATTACTAGTATTTACTTTCTTTTTAGATTAAATAACGTTTGTAGTGTCTGCTATGATGATGATGCAGAATATTATTACGGTTTCTCATATTTATCTGCTTAGAGTGTCACGGTGATTTGCCCAGACAGCACCACCTTCTGCCCGAAATAATAAATGGTTGTTACATTTCAAGACACCTGAAGCACTTCACAGAACCAATGGGACACCACCACTGTGTGGCACCCGCCTGGATGATGAGACAGTAGCCATTCTGTGCCAGTATATTCACCACACGATAagtaaggtggtgaaggggtaggagagaattcaccattTGAATATAGGGGATGATTCAGAGGTCAGATTTGATAGGGTTGCAGTGGGCAAGTGGGCAACCCCCCTTTCTCTCAAAAGATACCCAGGGATCatttatgacctcagagagtcagggCCTTGGTTTTCCTTCTCATCTAAAGGGCAGCATTGTGTCCCCATTACTTCAGTATTGGAATCTACATAGATTCACGTCTTTCAGCTGCAACCCAGCTTTCCCAGTTGGCCTCCCTTCCAGctactggccaggcccaaacctgcttagcttcagatGGATTACATAACTTGAACTGCAGGTGGTACAGCTGCTGGCAATCCAAGGCACTTGAAACATTAGGTGTGGAGTTAATGAACTGAGAGGACCCAAGCTTCTTTTGGACTGAAGCGATCATCAGTCACATATGCATTCCTATTTTTGTCGGGAGCAAATCCAATCGCAGGCACCACAGGGTACAAGGACgtggaacaccctggatgggatgtcagggcaccacagggtacaaggacgtggaacaccctggatgggatgccagggcaccacagggtacaaggacgtggaacaccctggatgggataccagggcaccacagggtacaaggccgtggaacaccctggatgggatgccaaggAACCACAGGGTACGCAGTCACATTTTCTagaaattagatttttttaaaatatggcCTGTGTTTAGATAAGCATTGGTCATTATGCCAATAGATCTATATGAATAACAACCGTCTATTAGGTAATGGATTTTCTTTATATGAATGGAGAAATGTCACTTTATGTGCTTCAAAATGCAAAACTGCCGCAAGAAATGAACTAAGATATTCATTACGATGGCCAAACCCCTTTGTGtttaatgaagaaaaaaaaaaacgataaagTGCTTAGGCAGATTAAGTATTCAGAAACACAGAGTATTCAGTTACAcaataattacaaaaataatcatatccatccatccatccatccatccatcttccagccacttatcATGGTCGGTATATATTAAGAGTCTCTACACACTAATAAGAGCCTGCATGTTTACTGAACATGTTTATTCTGATTCTAATGGAAAGGAATTTGGCGCCAGCAGATGGCGCCAACTCTATAGTTTgtataaaaaaatctgcttCTGTGCCGCTGCTGTCGGGGACGTCGGAGGGGCATGGACACCCTAAGAAATTCAGGAGGTCCAGCACTTGATGCCCCTGGCTGTGACCTTTTACATTCAGTATTGTTTCATACTGTATGGGGCACTAGATTTGAAAACGTTTTTCTGTGGTAGTCTGTGTTATATGGCGGAGGGCAGTATGTCCCATGAAAACGTCATGCCCGGTATGTATCTTGCCCTGTACTTCGTGGGATAAAAACAAGATTTGCAGAAAAAAACATCTTTCGATAAGTAATTCTAGGAAAATGGAAATGAGTTAAATATTCAGATATTCGGTGTAATAGAGAATATATGCATTACATACATATAGTAAAAAAACATACGTTTTTTTTTCACAGAGATGTTTCCTTTAATGTACTAAAGTATAAAAATTCAATTTAAATTTTAGTTTATGTTAAATGAGTATGAAAAGATGCATTTAACCTCTCACTTAGTTACAATAAACTATTTGGCCTGGATTGAGGTTTAGACTGTTTGCTTGCACTGTTTTGTTTAGCAGGCCTGGAACAGAGCAGGGAGGTGAGCCGAGGACAGCAATGTGCACGTCTCAGCCATACCCCTGGCTTACTAGTTATCCAGGCTCCACACCAACTGCAATCTGTGACGTGAAGAcaagcccaccaatcagagtgCAACACCTATGAAAGAAGCAGTGTGGCAGTACATGTGACAAGCAGCTGCCCTCTCTCAATGTGACCACAGAGTCAACACCTGAGGAGTCTGAGAAAAAAATGGTTCCTCAG
This genomic stretch from Brienomyrus brachyistius isolate T26 chromosome 6, BBRACH_0.4, whole genome shotgun sequence harbors:
- the LOC125745051 gene encoding ADP-ribosylation factor-like protein 8B-A, producing the protein MASLHSCVSVHLACARQQRSSFQLLIRASDSLAGPPFQRRALFPASQSYDRSHFLRTRRTSPYRLALRETHELRSLLRRPPAAQSHGRKMLALLNRLLDWFKSLFWKEEMELTLVGLQYSGKTTFVNVIASGQFSEDMIPTVGFNMRKVTKGNVTIKIWDIGGQPRFRSMWERYCRGVNAIVYMVDAADREKVEASRNELHNLLDKPQLQGIPVLVLGNKRDLSNALDEKQLIEKMNLSAIQDREICCYSISCKEKDNIDITLQWLIQHSKSRRS